In Silene latifolia isolate original U9 population chromosome X, ASM4854445v1, whole genome shotgun sequence, the following proteins share a genomic window:
- the LOC141617179 gene encoding uncharacterized protein LOC141617179, with product MRKVINRIDGYDGLMVDSVGRSGGLAFLWRAEVKCTFRGASVYYMEFDVEIGGIVWRCTRFYGWPALQDRHLSWRQHRLLAGDSTGPWLCIGDYNEVLYFNEMKGGSRAQWQMNNFRDAVDEVGLQDLQFQRYEYTFDNGQEGDNNRQSRIDRAMITESWSEIYPFAILFHLDREWSNHAPIKVMFDARIQDERGSKMFRFEHIWVGEDGCEVAVTRGWGSGDGELLDSINGCARELIRWKGISIGKIL from the coding sequence ATGAGAAAGGTTATTAATAGGATAGATGGGTATGATGGTCTGATGGTTGATAGTGTGGGAAGATCGGGAGGGTTGGCTTTTCTTTGGAGAGCGGAGGTTAAGTGTACGTTTCGAGGTGCATCGGTCTATTACATGGAATTTGATGTAGAGATCGGTGGAATCGTATGGCGATGTACAAGGTTCTATGGGTGGCCAGCATTGCAGGATCGTCATCTTTCTTGGCGACAACATAGATTACTAGCGGGTGATTCGACTGGCCCTTGGCTATGTATCGGGGATTATAATGAGGTActttattttaatgaaatgaaAGGTGGGTCGAGGGCTCAATGGCAGATGAATAATTTCCGAGATGCTGTGGATGAAGTGGGTCTGCAAGATTTACAATTTCAGAGGTATGAGTATACTTTTGATAATGGGCAAGAGGGTGATAATAACCGTCAAAGTAGGATTGATAGAGCTATGATTACAGAGAGTTGGAGTGAAATATATCCATTTGCTATATTATTTCATCTCGATAGAGAATGGTCGAACCATGCCCCAATTAAAGTAATGTTTGATGCGCGGATTCAGGATGAGAGAGGGTCGAAAATGTTCCGCTTTGAACACATTTGGGTAGGGGAGGATGGTTGTGAGGTGGCCGTGACAAGAGGATGGGGAAGTGGGGATGGGGAGCTACTCGATTCGATTAATGGGTGTGCGAGGGAACTTATTCGATGGAAAGGCATAAGTATTGGTAAGATTTTATGA